One stretch of Micromonospora echinospora DNA includes these proteins:
- a CDS encoding GOLPH3/VPS74 family protein, which yields MSHAAFDTPPVRLPLRVELFVLTHNDSGAPLAHLPSLSLALAGAILTNLVAPIERVRVVGDAAIAVHRQPTGDPVADWALTFLARHHRALSVREAVRLLGEHAYDKVTAGLIAGGLVEQVTRRRMLGRVTAYPPTEPAVIHRVRGRLRYGVLGYDDPDPQTDALAGLLRALRLESELYLDGFDTDLRERLRQMLARAGHHTPATEKIICAVDDLIGETAVSVYR from the coding sequence ATGAGCCACGCGGCATTCGACACCCCGCCGGTCCGCCTCCCGCTGCGCGTCGAGCTGTTCGTGCTGACCCACAACGACAGCGGTGCTCCGCTGGCTCACCTGCCGTCCCTGTCGCTCGCGCTGGCTGGAGCCATCCTCACCAACCTGGTCGCGCCGATCGAGCGGGTCCGCGTCGTCGGCGACGCCGCCATCGCCGTGCACCGGCAACCCACCGGCGACCCGGTCGCCGACTGGGCGCTGACGTTCCTGGCCCGTCACCACCGTGCGCTGTCGGTCCGTGAGGCCGTGCGGCTGCTCGGCGAGCACGCCTACGACAAGGTCACCGCCGGACTCATCGCCGGCGGCCTTGTCGAGCAGGTCACCAGACGCCGCATGCTCGGCCGGGTCACCGCGTACCCGCCGACAGAACCCGCGGTCATCCACCGCGTCCGCGGGCGGCTGCGCTACGGCGTCCTCGGCTACGACGATCCCGACCCGCAGACCGACGCCCTCGCCGGTCTACTCCGTGCCCTACGGCTCGAATCCGAGCTCTACCTCGACGGCTTCGACACCGACCTGCGCGAGCGGCTCCGTCAGATGCTCGCCCGCGCCGGACATCACACACCCGCCACCGAGAAGATCATCTGCGCCGTCGACGACCTCATCGGCGAGACCGCCGTATCGGTGTACCGATGA
- a CDS encoding acetamidase/formamidase family protein: MSSRVTYQPGENELRHTFGAHPAVAEITPGSLLVTSTEDCFGGAVRTVDDLPSKVCQAFNPVTGPFHVAGAEPGDTLALHFAAITPARDWGMSATFPHFGALTGTHTTAMLHPPIEERVWRYTIDAAADTVTFHARRSDHAVVMPLEPMLGTVGVAPAGGEVRSTIVPDAHGGNLDTPEIRPGVTVYLGVNVPGSLFAIGDGHARQGQGEACGVAVETAMNVTIAVDVIKGVATPWPRIETDHRIISIGAARPLEDAYRISQHDLVTWTAHLTGLELLDAYQFVSQAGRAAPGNVCNPLYTMHAALTKAVLAGASPYGGVHHRLRRIAESTR; this comes from the coding sequence ATGAGCAGCAGGGTCACCTACCAGCCGGGCGAGAACGAGCTGCGCCACACTTTCGGCGCCCACCCGGCGGTCGCCGAGATCACGCCCGGCAGCCTCCTGGTCACCAGCACCGAGGACTGCTTCGGCGGCGCCGTCCGCACCGTCGATGACCTGCCCTCGAAGGTGTGCCAGGCGTTCAACCCCGTCACCGGTCCCTTCCACGTGGCCGGCGCGGAACCCGGCGACACCCTCGCCCTGCACTTCGCGGCCATCACCCCCGCCCGCGACTGGGGTATGTCCGCCACCTTCCCGCACTTCGGCGCGCTGACCGGCACCCACACCACGGCGATGCTGCACCCGCCGATAGAGGAACGCGTGTGGCGTTACACCATCGACGCCGCCGCCGACACCGTCACCTTCCACGCCCGCCGCTCCGACCACGCAGTCGTCATGCCCCTGGAGCCGATGCTCGGCACGGTGGGAGTCGCTCCGGCGGGTGGGGAAGTGCGATCCACGATCGTGCCCGACGCGCACGGGGGCAACCTGGACACCCCGGAGATCCGCCCGGGAGTCACCGTCTACCTCGGCGTCAACGTCCCCGGTTCGCTGTTCGCCATTGGCGACGGCCACGCCCGCCAAGGCCAGGGCGAGGCGTGCGGCGTCGCGGTGGAGACCGCCATGAACGTCACCATTGCCGTCGACGTGATCAAGGGTGTGGCCACACCATGGCCGCGCATCGAGACCGACCACCGGATCATCTCAATCGGCGCCGCCCGACCCCTGGAGGACGCGTACCGGATCAGCCAGCACGACCTCGTCACCTGGACGGCACACCTGACCGGGCTGGAGCTGCTCGACGCCTACCAGTTCGTCTCCCAGGCCGGTCGCGCCGCACCCGGCAACGTCTGCAACCCGCTGTACACCATGCACGCGGCCCTCACCAAAGCTGTCCTGGCGGGCGCGAGTCCCTACGGCGGGGTGCATCACCGGCTGCGCCGCATCGCTGAGTCGACCAGGTGA
- a CDS encoding APC family permease, whose protein sequence is MYTRQTVPPPEIGVAQVSPDSSRFGYRPELRRSLGFADLLFYGLVFMVPIAPMGIFGSVYAGAGGMVALAYVVGMVALVFTAASYAQMVKAFPLAGSVYNYAGRGIGAPVGFLAGWAILLDYVLVPSLLYLIAAVAMHSTVPAVPVWVWLVGFVLLNTLVNYRGIRMTALITRVMLIGEVIVLVIFLAAAGRALAQGKGQGFSWTPLYNPDTFTWALVFGAVSIAVLSFLGFDGISMLAEENKGGAGQIGRAMAAALGVAGMLFITQTWMAALLVPDPGGLLANGDPEGTAFYDAARLAGGPWLATLCAVATAVAWGVANSLVAQVATSRLLYAMARDRQLPKFLATVSVRHSVPTHAITLTALVSLAIGLYMNWRTDGIALLSSLINFGALTAFLVLHLAVVWHYLVRSRSRSYVAHLILPGIGITILAYVVVNANVAAQRLGFVWLTLGLLTLVGLYAAGRRPQLSGLAGGRESA, encoded by the coding sequence ATGTACACGAGGCAGACAGTGCCGCCACCGGAGATCGGCGTGGCGCAGGTGTCGCCAGACTCCTCGCGGTTCGGGTACCGACCGGAGCTGCGCCGCTCACTCGGCTTCGCCGACCTGCTCTTCTACGGTCTGGTATTCATGGTGCCGATCGCGCCGATGGGCATCTTCGGATCCGTCTACGCAGGTGCCGGCGGGATGGTCGCGCTGGCCTACGTCGTCGGCATGGTGGCGCTGGTGTTCACCGCCGCCTCGTACGCCCAGATGGTCAAGGCGTTCCCGCTGGCAGGCAGCGTGTACAACTACGCGGGCCGGGGGATCGGCGCGCCGGTCGGCTTCCTCGCGGGTTGGGCCATCCTGCTGGACTACGTGCTGGTGCCGAGTCTGCTGTACCTGATTGCGGCGGTAGCGATGCACTCGACCGTGCCAGCCGTTCCGGTCTGGGTCTGGCTGGTCGGCTTCGTGCTGCTCAACACGCTGGTCAACTACCGGGGAATCCGGATGACCGCCCTGATCACCCGCGTGATGCTCATCGGCGAGGTGATCGTGCTGGTGATCTTCCTTGCTGCGGCCGGTCGTGCTCTCGCGCAGGGCAAGGGACAGGGCTTCTCGTGGACGCCGCTCTACAACCCTGACACGTTCACCTGGGCGCTGGTATTCGGCGCGGTGTCGATCGCTGTGCTCAGCTTCCTCGGCTTCGACGGCATCTCGATGCTGGCCGAGGAGAACAAGGGCGGTGCGGGCCAGATCGGCCGGGCCATGGCCGCCGCGCTGGGCGTGGCCGGGATGCTGTTCATCACTCAGACCTGGATGGCTGCGTTGCTGGTGCCCGACCCAGGCGGCCTGCTCGCGAACGGCGACCCGGAGGGGACGGCGTTCTACGACGCCGCGCGGCTCGCCGGTGGCCCCTGGCTCGCCACCCTGTGCGCGGTCGCCACCGCCGTCGCCTGGGGCGTGGCGAACTCTCTCGTCGCTCAGGTCGCCACCTCGCGGCTGCTGTACGCCATGGCCCGCGACCGGCAACTGCCAAAGTTCCTGGCAACGGTCTCGGTGCGTCACAGCGTGCCCACCCACGCCATCACCCTCACTGCGCTGGTGTCGCTGGCGATCGGCCTCTACATGAACTGGCGCACCGACGGCATCGCCCTGCTGTCCAGCTTGATTAACTTCGGCGCGCTGACCGCGTTCCTCGTCCTGCACCTCGCCGTCGTCTGGCACTACCTGGTCCGCAGCCGCAGCCGCAGCTACGTCGCGCACCTGATCCTTCCGGGAATTGGGATCACAATCCTCGCCTACGTCGTGGTCAACGCCAACGTGGCCGCGCAACGCCTCGGCTTTGTCTGGCTCACCCTCGGCCTGCTGACCCTGGTGGGTCTGTACGCCGCTGGCCGCCGTCCCCAGCTCTCCGGCCTCGCCGGCGGACGGGAGTCGGCATGA
- a CDS encoding zinc ribbon domain-containing protein, with product MDVRSGVVRDRVRSVAPGRSGERPAQPEPPVSKVFTLEGLLLCRGCGMSLQPVRMLGQRAYRGPCGCRLSAVDAEAIEQFVLEAVAAPAPGLVADAAPEELRGIFRRLFVAVRVGGCAEDLSIIWRL from the coding sequence ATGGACGTGCGAAGCGGCGTGGTGCGCGACCGCGTTCGCAGTGTCGCACCCGGCCGTAGCGGTGAACGGCCGGCGCAGCCGGAACCGCCTGTCTCGAAGGTCTTCACCCTTGAGGGACTGCTGCTGTGCCGCGGTTGCGGCATGTCGCTGCAGCCGGTACGGATGCTCGGTCAGCGTGCCTACCGAGGGCCCTGCGGCTGTCGGCTGTCCGCCGTGGATGCCGAGGCCATCGAACAGTTCGTCCTGGAGGCGGTGGCGGCGCCAGCGCCGGGGTTGGTGGCGGACGCGGCACCTGAGGAACTCCGCGGCATCTTCCGCCGCTTGTTCGTCGCCGTGCGTGTCGGTGGCTGCGCCGAGGACTTGTCCATCATCTGGCGCCTCTAG
- a CDS encoding orotidine 5'-phosphate decarboxylase / HUMPS family protein: protein METVRRWTGREAKALRLALRMSVRGFAEHLGVNPAAISNWEKRGAATRMRYETQQMLDVDLARSPTEVKQRFAQTLKASATAEPSASTVPAGGSRPTRQDLGTRSQERTAAVLAALGGQQPDDLAYMPPADIQRLVADFLASTARVYLIIGPPGCGKTSFTRHLASRAPGADVQLLTADSWTEDTDLAREILRYGSQPAGEDSLLTLEVESRDLSRPLLVVIDSPQSHAVVDKVCRQLDATLRQVLSGNLRFLLVLRTPPEIELAPYPVLSAAVMPGQGQAQSAEPSMRLDRWDVPTAREVWNAQRHVDEPLFDALPPKIRNLARLPLYMSLIRAAKSTEPLGQPNAYRLVEFCVASILKAASLDVDRATGDLTALARRQLAAAWPHPLLPAIEAKVPGDIGELTASPIARLLRSGRSGVLTFHHDVIREFLFARWLAQVIEAHGRSTVTIELLNDLAARTSASGDLRGVLEFLLQGLDATSPELLAAVAQSPSISITETLPLMLELTGESPAFTTAEVLRVCASRCLHDNGLPLARALLHTNAAATALGAEYPRWMLRVLRRFGPAVWSDIVACVETQLPLAAVHDFVRLAQLDTVEDAVFLARHFYVFLTADGSTSQELKTLLAHPDWRARAALAEGIRTGHAIPHQTVFSVMEALTADRDYKVRAAAAETVGQLTAPGLEHLLATLLDDRNWHVRERLLRGLSFRVGDEDSAADLVIRGQDAWRNGPRNVRVAAQRLLLKCGRTPLQDEDSSRSALFGLLREIRTGALRLPTNVQSTLTRQGIASADWLVRTEANLLEHQDTATSAATGIGKEAFRRLRDRRALQVALDVRDVDHAIAVAQAAASAGVQFIEIGDPLIKSVGVQAISAVKQRTPDAWIVAEMMSADWGRDQVVLAAEAGADVVLLIGPASIASVSAAAEASRRLGIPIIIDVPEGRLAQGWVQDMERAGVDGFAITTNIDLGVAGFHPLDQAQLIRSWTKLPVAVSGGFEPTDVEASRRRSWDILVVGRGVTDSLDPAVAARDLAASIELTEGHHS from the coding sequence GTGGAGACGGTACGACGGTGGACCGGCCGCGAGGCGAAAGCATTACGCCTGGCTCTACGCATGAGCGTGCGCGGCTTCGCCGAGCACCTGGGCGTCAATCCGGCGGCCATCTCCAACTGGGAGAAGCGCGGTGCCGCCACCCGCATGCGCTACGAAACCCAACAGATGCTCGATGTCGATCTGGCACGCTCACCAACCGAGGTCAAGCAGCGGTTCGCCCAGACCCTCAAGGCGTCGGCGACCGCAGAGCCGAGCGCCTCAACCGTGCCTGCCGGCGGCAGCCGGCCCACGAGACAAGATCTCGGTACGCGTTCCCAAGAACGGACGGCCGCCGTCCTCGCGGCGCTCGGTGGCCAACAACCCGATGATCTCGCGTACATGCCCCCGGCCGACATTCAGCGCCTGGTCGCGGACTTCCTCGCGTCGACCGCGCGCGTCTATCTGATCATCGGGCCTCCGGGCTGCGGCAAGACCAGCTTCACCCGTCACCTGGCGTCGCGGGCGCCCGGAGCGGATGTTCAGTTGCTGACCGCGGACTCGTGGACCGAGGACACCGACCTGGCGCGCGAGATCCTCCGCTACGGATCCCAACCGGCCGGCGAGGATTCCTTGCTGACCCTGGAAGTCGAGAGCCGGGACCTGTCCCGGCCGCTGCTCGTCGTGATCGACAGCCCCCAGTCGCACGCCGTGGTGGACAAGGTCTGCCGCCAGCTCGACGCCACGCTGCGACAGGTGCTCTCGGGCAACCTGAGGTTTCTGCTCGTACTGCGCACACCGCCGGAGATCGAGCTGGCGCCCTACCCCGTCCTGTCGGCAGCGGTCATGCCCGGTCAGGGCCAGGCGCAGAGTGCCGAGCCGTCAATGCGGCTGGACCGCTGGGACGTCCCTACCGCCCGGGAGGTGTGGAACGCGCAGCGGCATGTCGATGAACCGCTGTTCGACGCCCTGCCTCCGAAGATTCGCAACCTGGCCCGCCTGCCGCTGTACATGAGCCTCATCCGGGCTGCCAAGTCGACCGAGCCGCTCGGGCAACCAAACGCCTACCGGCTCGTGGAATTCTGCGTCGCCTCGATCTTGAAGGCGGCGAGCCTGGACGTCGACCGTGCGACGGGGGACCTGACGGCACTCGCCCGCAGGCAGCTCGCTGCGGCGTGGCCGCACCCACTGCTTCCTGCGATCGAGGCGAAAGTACCAGGCGATATCGGTGAACTTACCGCGTCTCCGATCGCGAGACTCCTGCGGTCCGGCCGGTCCGGGGTACTGACGTTCCATCACGACGTCATCCGTGAGTTTCTCTTCGCCCGGTGGCTCGCCCAGGTCATCGAGGCACACGGACGCTCGACCGTCACCATCGAGTTGCTCAACGACCTCGCCGCCCGCACGAGCGCATCGGGCGACCTGCGGGGCGTCCTGGAGTTCCTGTTGCAAGGCTTGGACGCGACATCGCCGGAGCTGCTGGCCGCCGTCGCCCAGTCACCGTCGATCAGCATCACCGAAACGCTGCCCCTAATGCTCGAACTCACCGGTGAGAGCCCGGCGTTCACCACCGCCGAGGTGCTGCGCGTATGCGCCTCCCGGTGCCTGCACGACAATGGCCTACCGCTGGCCAGAGCCCTCCTGCACACCAACGCAGCCGCGACGGCACTGGGCGCGGAGTACCCGCGATGGATGCTGCGGGTGCTGCGCCGCTTCGGCCCGGCAGTATGGTCCGACATCGTGGCGTGCGTCGAGACGCAACTGCCCCTTGCGGCCGTCCACGACTTCGTCCGCCTCGCGCAACTCGACACCGTCGAGGACGCGGTATTCCTCGCCCGACACTTCTACGTCTTCCTCACCGCTGACGGCAGCACTTCCCAGGAGCTAAAGACTCTCCTGGCCCATCCCGACTGGCGAGCCCGCGCCGCCCTCGCCGAGGGGATCCGCACGGGCCACGCAATCCCACACCAAACGGTTTTTTCGGTCATGGAGGCTTTGACCGCGGACCGCGACTACAAAGTCCGCGCCGCCGCCGCCGAAACCGTCGGCCAATTGACCGCACCCGGTCTGGAACACCTACTGGCCACGCTCCTCGACGACCGCAACTGGCATGTCCGCGAACGTCTCCTCCGAGGACTGTCCTTCAGAGTTGGGGACGAAGACTCGGCGGCCGACCTTGTCATCCGGGGCCAAGACGCATGGCGCAATGGCCCTCGAAACGTTCGAGTCGCCGCCCAGCGACTCCTACTGAAGTGCGGAAGGACACCCCTGCAGGACGAGGACTCCTCCCGCAGTGCCCTGTTCGGCCTGCTCCGAGAGATCCGTACCGGTGCCCTGCGGCTACCCACGAACGTCCAGTCGACCCTCACCCGCCAGGGCATCGCCTCGGCCGACTGGCTCGTACGCACCGAAGCCAACCTGCTTGAACACCAGGACACAGCCACGAGCGCCGCCACAGGCATCGGTAAAGAAGCCTTCCGGCGCCTCCGAGACAGACGGGCACTTCAGGTCGCACTCGACGTCCGCGACGTTGACCACGCGATCGCCGTCGCCCAAGCCGCAGCCAGCGCAGGTGTGCAATTCATCGAGATCGGCGACCCGCTCATCAAAAGCGTCGGCGTCCAGGCCATCAGCGCGGTCAAGCAGCGAACTCCCGATGCGTGGATCGTCGCCGAGATGATGTCCGCCGACTGGGGACGCGACCAAGTGGTCCTCGCAGCCGAGGCCGGAGCCGACGTCGTACTACTCATCGGACCCGCCAGCATCGCCAGCGTGTCCGCGGCAGCCGAAGCGAGCAGGCGCCTGGGTATCCCCATCATCATCGACGTGCCCGAGGGCCGACTGGCCCAGGGCTGGGTCCAGGACATGGAACGCGCGGGAGTCGACGGCTTCGCCATCACCACAAACATCGACCTGGGCGTGGCCGGCTTTCACCCCCTCGACCAAGCGCAGCTCATCAGGTCGTGGACGAAGCTGCCGGTCGCAGTCTCCGGCGGCTTCGAACCCACCGACGTCGAAGCCAGCCGACGACGCTCCTGGGACATCCTCGTAGTCGGTCGCGGAGTCACCGACTCCCTGGACCCCGCCGTCGCCGCGCGGGACCTCGCCGCATCGATCGAACTCACCGAAGGACACCACTCATGA
- a CDS encoding GNAT family N-acetyltransferase, with protein sequence MIIAPLTVDRIPDLEKLLALGEPYIRLRGSSDYWLYATLFADTCLLAIIDGQVAGSVIAFRSQVNPSEIYLQDVMTHPSRRRQGVTRALVEEVHRQGSVWGCRRLFLTSESDNHAAHRAWLALGFSNVPGDATQAGVSVIYDYKGPGKHRAVYERSIGA encoded by the coding sequence ATGATCATCGCGCCGCTCACGGTCGACCGGATTCCCGACCTCGAGAAACTGCTGGCGCTGGGAGAGCCGTACATCAGGCTGCGGGGCTCATCGGACTACTGGCTGTACGCCACGCTGTTCGCCGACACCTGCCTGCTCGCCATCATCGACGGCCAAGTCGCCGGAAGCGTGATCGCCTTCCGAAGCCAGGTCAACCCGTCAGAGATCTACCTGCAGGACGTGATGACGCACCCGAGCCGCCGTCGTCAAGGGGTCACGCGGGCGCTCGTGGAAGAAGTTCACCGCCAAGGCTCAGTATGGGGGTGCCGGCGCCTGTTCCTTACCTCGGAATCCGACAACCACGCTGCGCACAGAGCGTGGCTCGCCTTGGGCTTCAGCAACGTTCCTGGAGACGCAACACAGGCGGGTGTGTCGGTGATTTACGACTACAAGGGGCCGGGGAAGCACCGCGCCGTTTATGAGCGATCGATCGGCGCATGA
- a CDS encoding restriction endonuclease: MSSTGSESERPTSRQIRTWQDAEHNAAAWMRYWGYRDARASPGGSDGGIDVSASGAVAQVKYQAFAVGRPALQLLFGARGHATHKQLIFFTGSDYASTAVAYADEHNIALFVYSLDGSMTAVNASAQSISTRHSRPANDPRTDTNPSGRPSPSSRLFMPAITAASHARRPQPAPTPPGVVSLAILLAPFVMCLVGSGTIWFFSQNPDLAPPWLREVWATWMTVACLGTLPALLIFRLSRRG, from the coding sequence GTGAGCAGCACGGGCAGCGAGTCTGAACGTCCAACATCCCGGCAGATTCGGACCTGGCAGGATGCCGAGCACAACGCCGCCGCCTGGATGCGTTACTGGGGCTACCGAGACGCACGGGCAAGCCCAGGCGGCTCGGATGGTGGCATCGACGTCAGCGCGTCGGGCGCTGTCGCTCAGGTCAAGTACCAAGCGTTCGCTGTCGGCCGGCCCGCGCTGCAACTGCTGTTTGGCGCCCGTGGCCACGCGACCCATAAGCAGCTGATCTTCTTCACCGGCAGTGACTACGCATCAACTGCTGTCGCCTACGCCGACGAGCACAACATCGCGCTCTTCGTCTACTCACTCGACGGTTCCATGACCGCCGTCAACGCCAGCGCCCAGAGCATCAGCACTCGACACTCACGACCCGCCAATGATCCAAGAACAGATACCAATCCGTCGGGCCGCCCGTCCCCGTCCTCGCGGCTGTTCATGCCCGCCATCACGGCTGCGTCCCATGCTCGTCGGCCGCAACCTGCGCCTACGCCTCCGGGTGTTGTGAGCCTGGCGATCCTCCTGGCGCCCTTCGTGATGTGTCTTGTCGGCAGCGGCACCATCTGGTTCTTCTCGCAGAACCCCGACCTCGCGCCACCGTGGCTCCGAGAGGTGTGGGCCACCTGGATGACTGTTGCTTGCCTGGGCACCCTGCCGGCTCTCTTGATCTTTCGGCTCTCCCGGCGGGGATGA
- a CDS encoding family 43 glycosylhydrolase, which yields MKFLLKRRTLAALAATALLAGTTAGAPAAAAPGSDLSTLASSSTFPLADPDTLLAKDGSYVTYGTTIGAGTGARCGATGRLYVPVLVHGSGSSVGMADCASHDALPSGPGAWAEPGGAVWAPGVARFGSRFFMFYTASRKGSGQKCIGRAISDSARGPFQNQGEWACPDAGRWALDANPFVAGGNLYVTYRDDAIASGAETGISTVRTDGEGRAIWDTRRDMLKSTDITWDTAKTSGGTHVVENPSMWKAADGDWYLMYSGNNWDSARYSTGIARCGASPLPGSRCTPIREGVSRPFFGYTGNAGLDPIRGLPGNHQGPGGMDVFDAADGTERVVWHWWNGSTRFPMTGVLTRPSTGFLVS from the coding sequence GTGAAATTTCTTCTGAAGCGCCGAACGCTCGCCGCTCTCGCGGCGACCGCGCTGCTCGCCGGCACGACGGCAGGGGCGCCCGCCGCGGCCGCGCCCGGCAGCGACCTTTCCACACTGGCGAGCTCGTCCACCTTCCCGCTTGCCGACCCGGACACGCTGCTGGCGAAGGACGGCTCCTACGTCACCTACGGCACCACCATCGGCGCCGGCACCGGCGCGCGCTGCGGCGCGACCGGCAGGCTGTACGTACCGGTCCTCGTCCACGGCTCCGGCAGCAGCGTCGGCATGGCCGACTGCGCCTCGCACGACGCGCTGCCGTCCGGTCCGGGCGCCTGGGCCGAGCCCGGCGGCGCGGTCTGGGCCCCCGGCGTCGCCCGCTTCGGCAGCCGGTTCTTCATGTTCTACACCGCCTCCCGCAAGGGCTCCGGGCAGAAGTGCATCGGACGGGCCATCTCCGACAGCGCCCGCGGCCCCTTCCAGAACCAGGGCGAGTGGGCCTGCCCGGACGCCGGCCGGTGGGCCCTCGACGCGAACCCCTTCGTGGCCGGCGGGAACCTGTACGTCACCTACCGGGACGACGCCATCGCCAGCGGCGCCGAGACCGGCATCTCCACAGTCCGCACCGACGGCGAGGGCCGCGCGATCTGGGACACCCGCCGGGACATGCTCAAGAGCACCGACATCACCTGGGACACCGCCAAGACCAGCGGCGGTACGCACGTGGTCGAGAACCCGTCGATGTGGAAGGCCGCCGACGGCGACTGGTACCTGATGTACTCGGGCAACAACTGGGACAGCGCGCGTTACTCCACCGGCATCGCCCGCTGCGGCGCCAGTCCCCTACCCGGCTCCCGCTGCACCCCCATCCGCGAAGGCGTGTCCCGGCCCTTCTTCGGCTACACCGGCAACGCCGGACTCGACCCGATCCGCGGCCTGCCCGGCAACCACCAGGGCCCCGGCGGGATGGACGTCTTCGACGCCGCCGACGGCACCGAGCGCGTGGTGTGGCACTGGTGGAACGGCTCCACCCGCTTCCCGATGACCGGTGTTCTGACCCGCCCTTCCACCGGATTCCTCGTCTCGTAG
- a CDS encoding HAD-IIB family hydrolase has product MNDLRVVAFDLDDTLAISKSQIDRRMAELLGHLLTEVDVLIISGGRFEQFQSQVLAHLDLTEEQRERLHLMPTCGTRYYRWSDGDWRQVYAEDLSEADKARVVTALTESAQALGLWEAKTWGDIIEDRGSQITFSALGQSAPPAEKYGWDPDGDKKRRLRDAVAAKLPDLEVRGGGSTSIDVTRKGVDKAYGMRKLLEHLDLTIDNVLFVGDRLDVGGNDYPVKAMDIRCHAVTRWEDTADYVERLVDDLVKQRAGRA; this is encoded by the coding sequence GTGAACGATCTTCGAGTGGTGGCGTTCGACCTGGACGACACCCTGGCGATTTCCAAGTCCCAGATCGATCGTCGGATGGCGGAGCTGCTCGGCCACCTGCTCACCGAGGTGGACGTACTCATCATCTCCGGTGGTCGGTTCGAGCAGTTCCAGTCGCAGGTGCTGGCCCACCTCGACCTCACCGAGGAGCAGCGCGAGCGGCTGCACCTGATGCCCACCTGCGGCACCCGGTACTACCGCTGGTCCGACGGGGACTGGCGGCAGGTCTACGCCGAGGACCTGAGCGAGGCCGACAAGGCGCGTGTCGTCACCGCGCTCACCGAGTCGGCGCAGGCGCTGGGCCTGTGGGAGGCAAAGACCTGGGGCGACATCATCGAGGACCGGGGCAGCCAGATCACGTTCTCTGCGCTGGGCCAGTCCGCCCCGCCGGCGGAGAAGTACGGCTGGGACCCGGACGGCGACAAGAAGCGGCGGCTGCGGGACGCGGTCGCGGCGAAGCTGCCCGATCTGGAGGTCCGCGGCGGCGGCTCGACCTCGATCGACGTCACCCGCAAGGGCGTGGACAAGGCGTACGGCATGCGGAAGCTGCTGGAGCACCTGGACCTGACCATCGACAACGTGCTCTTCGTGGGGGACCGGCTCGACGTGGGTGGCAACGACTACCCGGTCAAGGCCATGGACATCCGCTGCCACGCGGTCACCCGGTGGGAGGACACCGCCGACTACGTTGAGCGGCTCGTCGACGACCTGGTGAAGCAGCGCGCCGGGCGCGCCTGA